One part of the Leucobacter triazinivorans genome encodes these proteins:
- a CDS encoding helix-turn-helix domain-containing protein, which produces MSPAEPDEGHAIRCRLDELLAERGMTLTELSERVGVSLVNLSVLKNNRARAIRFSTLTAICRALGCEVGELLVAEHP; this is translated from the coding sequence GTGAGCCCGGCCGAGCCCGATGAAGGGCACGCGATCCGCTGCCGGCTCGACGAGCTGCTCGCCGAACGCGGCATGACGCTCACCGAGCTGAGCGAACGCGTGGGCGTCAGCCTCGTCAACCTCTCGGTACTGAAGAACAACCGCGCCCGCGCGATCCGGTTCTCCACGCTCACCGCGATCTGCCGCGCGCTCGGCTGCGAGGTGGGCGAACTGCTCGTCGCCGAGCACCCCTGA
- a CDS encoding MurR/RpiR family transcriptional regulator gives MPAPPAVAASPEVAHGPTHRSGSALALIRASLSTLGASEGAVAQAILGRPADVPQWSTLELAAAAGTSTATVIRACQRLGFRGFQHLRLELAREAPTAPQTPADSVDQVFESARAALLVAGDGIDRNALADAAQLLAAAGRVVCTANGFSAPPLQDAAMRLTTIGRPVEAPMDILAQQFAAHSLSPGDVCLALSHSGANAHTLAAVRAARKRGASIVAVCSYARAPLPDLADVALSSGAAGPQHTIDPFFSRLGHSVLLQALIAELSPRLGSAEPLEMRQVVAEALADADD, from the coding sequence ATGCCCGCTCCCCCGGCAGTCGCCGCGTCGCCCGAGGTCGCGCACGGCCCGACGCACCGGTCGGGATCCGCGCTCGCGCTGATCCGCGCGAGCCTGTCGACGCTGGGGGCGAGCGAGGGCGCAGTCGCCCAGGCGATCCTCGGGCGGCCCGCCGACGTTCCGCAGTGGTCGACACTGGAGCTCGCGGCGGCCGCAGGCACCTCGACCGCCACCGTGATCCGAGCCTGCCAGCGCCTCGGCTTCCGCGGATTCCAGCATCTGCGCCTCGAACTCGCCCGGGAGGCTCCGACCGCCCCGCAGACCCCCGCTGACAGCGTCGACCAGGTCTTCGAGAGCGCGCGGGCCGCGCTCCTGGTCGCAGGAGACGGCATCGACCGGAACGCGCTGGCCGACGCGGCGCAGCTGCTCGCCGCAGCGGGCCGAGTCGTCTGCACCGCGAACGGGTTCTCGGCGCCGCCGTTGCAGGACGCCGCCATGCGGCTCACCACGATCGGCCGTCCCGTCGAGGCCCCGATGGACATTCTGGCTCAGCAGTTCGCCGCGCACAGCCTCTCTCCCGGGGACGTATGCCTCGCGCTGAGCCACTCGGGGGCCAACGCTCACACGCTCGCCGCGGTGCGCGCGGCCCGCAAGCGCGGTGCGAGCATCGTCGCAGTGTGCAGCTATGCGCGCGCCCCGCTGCCCGATCTGGCGGACGTCGCGCTGTCCTCGGGCGCGGCCGGGCCGCAGCATACGATCGACCCATTCTTCAGCAGGCTCGGGCACTCGGTGCTCCTGCAGGCGCTCATCGCGGAGCTGTCGCCGCGCCTCGGATCCGCAGAACCGCTCGAGATGCGCCAGGTGGTCGCCGAGGCGCTGGCCGACGCCGACGACTGA
- a CDS encoding tyrosine-protein phosphatase — MQAISLEGSYNTRGIGPRGAPRLVRTAALDTLTAEGERVLRAHGADLVLDLREPSERGAHDHGLPVRSIPLYGSAPPASGTLEDVYARLIADRGDRLAAAVVAIAEHPGTVVVHCTAGKDRTGLVVALARLAARHDPHEIFADYALSGAAVRTARSGLVAARLDALGLAGAERRDAERLHLDSPADALTTALQRIELGGGIDRYLLAHGATPEHLAALARRFSWRSPSCAGAAGDATAWDSATAARDTTAARDTTAARDTTAAGAAAGSGSGSGSGSRAGSGAGAAA, encoded by the coding sequence GTGCAGGCGATATCGCTCGAAGGCAGCTACAACACCCGCGGCATCGGCCCGCGCGGCGCACCGCGGCTCGTGCGCACCGCCGCGCTCGATACGCTCACCGCGGAGGGCGAGCGCGTGCTGCGCGCGCACGGCGCAGACCTGGTGCTCGACCTCCGCGAGCCCTCGGAGCGCGGCGCGCACGACCACGGGCTCCCGGTGCGCTCGATCCCGCTCTACGGCTCGGCTCCACCCGCGTCGGGCACGCTCGAGGACGTCTACGCTCGGCTCATCGCCGACCGCGGAGATCGGCTCGCCGCAGCCGTGGTCGCGATCGCCGAGCACCCCGGGACGGTCGTGGTCCACTGCACGGCGGGGAAGGATCGCACCGGCCTCGTCGTGGCGCTGGCCCGGCTCGCCGCACGCCACGACCCGCACGAGATCTTCGCCGACTACGCGCTCTCGGGCGCGGCGGTCCGCACCGCTCGGTCGGGCCTCGTCGCGGCCCGCCTCGACGCCCTCGGTCTCGCGGGAGCCGAGCGCCGCGACGCGGAGCGCCTGCACCTCGACAGCCCGGCCGACGCGCTCACGACCGCGCTGCAGCGCATCGAGCTCGGTGGCGGCATCGACCGCTATCTGCTGGCGCACGGCGCGACCCCTGAGCACCTCGCGGCACTCGCGCGCCGGTTCTCGTGGCGCTCGCCCTCGTGCGCCGGGGCGGCAGGGGATGCGACCGCGTGGGACTCCGCGACAGCGGCCCGGGACACCACTGCAGCCCGGGACACCACAGCGGCCCGGGACACCACTGCAGCAGGAGCCGCGGCAGGATCAGGATCAGGATCAGGATCAGGATCACGAGCGGGATCAGGGGCGGGGGCCGCCGCATGA
- a CDS encoding metallophosphoesterase — translation MSRDTGRFTVLHLSDVHATESGLLYGAVDGLGRMARVGDYARAAGITPEVVVVTGDLAQRGEPGAYPAVAEACRRLGEAVGAPVLTVLGNHDDPAAARVLPGHADGHSGERTVDGFRIVRLDTSTGALDAQQLDWLAAVLADPSERGTILALHHAPIGSPMPALSRQGLANPEALLAVLAGSDTCAILAGHFHHALTASVQGIPVFVAPSLAYHQVMDAGPHAVAGHDSPMFSLVQFTETGVSSSAIALQTPEPLFTRPISPIPEKANHVS, via the coding sequence ATGAGCCGCGACACGGGGCGCTTCACCGTGCTGCACCTCAGCGACGTGCACGCGACCGAGAGCGGTCTGCTCTACGGCGCCGTCGACGGCCTCGGCCGCATGGCGCGCGTCGGGGATTACGCGCGCGCCGCGGGCATCACCCCGGAGGTCGTCGTGGTGACGGGGGATCTCGCTCAGCGGGGCGAGCCCGGCGCCTACCCCGCGGTCGCCGAGGCCTGCCGCCGACTCGGGGAGGCGGTCGGCGCCCCCGTGCTCACGGTCCTCGGCAACCACGACGATCCGGCCGCTGCCCGAGTCCTGCCGGGTCACGCCGACGGGCACTCCGGCGAGCGCACCGTCGACGGGTTCCGGATCGTGCGCCTGGACACCAGCACCGGCGCCCTCGATGCGCAGCAGCTCGACTGGCTCGCCGCGGTCCTCGCCGACCCTTCCGAGCGCGGCACGATCCTCGCGCTCCATCACGCACCGATCGGCTCCCCGATGCCGGCGCTCAGCCGACAGGGTCTCGCGAACCCCGAGGCGCTGCTCGCCGTGCTCGCCGGATCCGACACGTGCGCGATCCTCGCCGGTCACTTCCACCACGCGCTGACCGCATCGGTGCAGGGCATTCCGGTGTTCGTCGCCCCCTCCCTCGCCTATCACCAGGTGATGGACGCCGGACCGCACGCCGTGGCCGGGCACGACTCCCCCATGTTCTCGCTCGTGCAGTTCACCGAGACCGGCGTCAGCTCGTCGGCGATCGCGCTGCAGACCCCCGAACCTCTCTTCACCCGACCCATCTCCCCGATTCCAGAGAAAGCGAACCATGTCTCGTAA
- a CDS encoding ABC transporter substrate-binding protein: MSRNRTLGALALLSLSALALAGCSSSADATASGNSSEAAGADASTITLYTSEPQEKIDEIVAAFTAQHPEISVEVFRAGTGDLTARIAAEEKAGDIGADLLLAADAATFEDYAERDLLLEYESPEASAIDQSLIDPEHLYVGTRIIPTVIAINTTAITDAPDSWQDLADPAYAGKIAMPNPDVSGAAAYNAAVWLNEPSLGLDWLEALAANQPLIAESNGPVSQAVAEGSSPVGIVVDSLVRDLAAAGSPIAAVYPEEGVPFVSQPVGIFAGTDEAEAAQLFVDFLIGQEGQEIAAAQSYLPIRDDVESPEGAPALSEIQLLTPDLETIRSSQADAVETFNGLFQ; this comes from the coding sequence ATGTCTCGTAACCGCACCCTCGGCGCCCTCGCCCTGCTCTCCCTCTCCGCCCTCGCACTCGCGGGCTGCTCCTCCAGCGCCGACGCGACCGCGTCCGGCAACTCATCCGAGGCGGCGGGCGCCGACGCCTCGACGATCACGCTCTACACCTCCGAACCGCAGGAGAAGATCGACGAGATCGTCGCCGCCTTCACCGCGCAGCACCCCGAGATCTCCGTCGAGGTCTTCCGCGCGGGCACGGGCGATCTCACCGCGCGTATCGCGGCCGAGGAGAAGGCCGGGGACATCGGCGCCGATCTGCTGCTCGCCGCCGACGCGGCCACGTTCGAGGACTACGCCGAGCGCGATCTGCTGCTCGAGTACGAGTCCCCGGAGGCCTCCGCGATCGACCAGAGCCTCATCGATCCCGAGCACCTCTACGTGGGCACGCGCATCATCCCGACCGTGATCGCGATCAACACCACCGCGATCACCGATGCGCCGGACTCGTGGCAGGATCTCGCCGACCCCGCCTACGCCGGGAAGATCGCGATGCCCAACCCCGACGTCTCGGGGGCCGCCGCCTACAACGCGGCCGTATGGCTGAACGAACCGTCGCTCGGACTCGACTGGCTCGAGGCTCTGGCGGCGAATCAGCCGCTCATCGCGGAGAGCAACGGCCCCGTCTCGCAGGCGGTCGCCGAGGGCAGCAGCCCGGTCGGGATCGTGGTCGACTCGCTCGTGCGCGACCTGGCGGCCGCGGGCTCCCCGATCGCGGCGGTGTACCCCGAGGAGGGCGTGCCCTTCGTCTCGCAGCCGGTCGGCATCTTCGCCGGCACCGACGAGGCCGAGGCGGCCCAGCTGTTCGTCGACTTCCTCATCGGCCAGGAGGGCCAGGAGATCGCGGCTGCGCAGTCGTACCTGCCCATCCGGGATGACGTCGAGAGCCCCGAGGGCGCACCGGCCCTCTCCGAGATCCAGCTGCTGACGCCCGATCTCGAGACCATCCGGTCCTCGCAGGCCGACGCGGTCGAGACCTTCAATGGCCTCTTCCAGTAG
- a CDS encoding ABC transporter permease produces MASSSSTLRQPLAGPVGSDRAGESGAGESGIRGFRTGESGIRGSRAASPAARPDGLGALRVAVWCAVAALVLVPIGAIVWLAATGDGWAALRDSDVLTAAGNSIVSATVSGALAVLAGTALALLLERTDLPGRRALRLLALSPMLMPPFVGAIAWLSLLGPSSAVNTFWTSRFGAPLWNLYGGDGVIFLLTVHSTPIAMIIVTAALRRVPADLEQAARIAGSSASRAMREITAPLLRPAMLSSFTLIAVSNLADFGIPSIIGLPERYATLSTLVYRTLQSGTVDDPIAVVSAIGFVLLMIALLGTATDLLRARNRVELDAQAGAPARLPLGRARIPVGAITGCIVFAITILPLVTLTTQALLPAPGVPFSAETVTLESFERALTAPGTLTGIGNSVMLATLAALICGALGLGIGTLVTRTRARSNRALLGISVLPQAIPGLVIAVAWLVLAPRIGLYNTPWLILCAYLTSFLALVVQAVHAPLSATPTTAEEAARVSGASRLRALWDISCRMAVPAAISGAFLVALTAMRELTLSVLLLSPGSQTLGVVIFNLQQAGAYNASSALSLIVAIVGLAGLGLTARSHR; encoded by the coding sequence ATGGCCTCTTCCAGTAGCACGCTGCGGCAGCCCCTCGCCGGTCCGGTCGGCTCCGACCGGGCCGGCGAGTCCGGGGCCGGCGAGTCCGGGATCCGCGGGTTCCGGACCGGCGAGTCCGGGATCCGCGGCTCCCGCGCCGCGAGCCCCGCCGCACGGCCCGACGGCCTCGGCGCCCTGCGCGTCGCGGTCTGGTGCGCGGTCGCCGCCCTGGTGCTGGTGCCGATCGGCGCCATCGTCTGGCTGGCGGCGACCGGAGACGGCTGGGCCGCGCTCCGCGACTCCGATGTGCTCACCGCGGCGGGCAACTCGATCGTGTCCGCCACCGTGTCGGGCGCGCTGGCGGTGCTCGCCGGCACCGCTCTCGCCCTGCTGCTGGAGCGCACCGATCTGCCCGGCCGGCGCGCGCTGCGTCTGCTCGCGCTGAGTCCGATGCTCATGCCCCCGTTCGTCGGCGCCATCGCCTGGCTCAGCCTGCTCGGCCCCTCCTCCGCGGTCAACACCTTCTGGACGTCGCGGTTCGGCGCACCGCTCTGGAACCTCTACGGGGGCGACGGCGTCATCTTCCTGCTCACCGTCCACAGCACCCCGATCGCCATGATCATCGTCACCGCCGCGCTGCGCCGGGTGCCGGCCGACCTGGAACAGGCCGCCCGCATCGCGGGATCCTCGGCGTCGCGCGCCATGCGGGAGATCACGGCACCGCTGCTGCGACCCGCGATGCTGTCGTCGTTCACCCTCATCGCGGTGTCGAACCTCGCGGATTTCGGGATCCCCTCCATCATCGGACTGCCCGAGCGCTACGCGACGCTCTCCACCCTCGTCTACCGCACGCTCCAATCGGGCACCGTCGACGACCCGATCGCCGTTGTCTCGGCGATCGGCTTCGTGCTCCTCATGATCGCGCTCCTCGGCACCGCGACCGATCTGCTGCGCGCGCGCAACCGGGTCGAGCTCGACGCGCAGGCCGGGGCGCCCGCGCGGCTGCCGCTCGGACGCGCCAGGATCCCCGTGGGCGCGATCACGGGGTGCATCGTGTTCGCCATCACGATCCTGCCCCTCGTCACCCTCACGACCCAGGCGCTCCTCCCCGCGCCCGGCGTGCCGTTCTCGGCGGAGACCGTGACCCTCGAGAGCTTCGAACGGGCGCTCACCGCGCCGGGCACGCTCACCGGCATCGGCAACTCCGTGATGCTGGCGACCCTCGCGGCCCTGATCTGCGGGGCGCTGGGGCTCGGGATCGGCACGCTCGTCACGCGCACCCGCGCGCGCAGCAATCGGGCGCTGCTTGGGATCTCGGTGCTGCCGCAGGCGATTCCAGGCCTCGTGATCGCGGTCGCGTGGCTCGTGCTCGCACCGCGGATCGGACTCTACAACACCCCGTGGCTGATCCTCTGCGCCTACCTCACCTCGTTCCTCGCGCTGGTCGTGCAGGCCGTGCACGCTCCGCTCTCAGCGACGCCGACCACCGCCGAGGAGGCGGCCAGGGTCTCAGGCGCCTCCCGGCTGCGCGCGCTGTGGGACATCTCGTGCCGCATGGCGGTCCCCGCGGCGATCTCGGGGGCGTTCCTCGTCGCGCTGACCGCCATGCGAGAGCTGACCCTCTCGGTGCTGCTGCTCTCCCCCGGCTCGCAGACCCTCGGCGTCGTCATCTTCAATCTCCAGCAGGCGGGCGCCTACAACGCGTCCTCCGCGCTCTCCCTCATCGTCGCGATCGTCGGCCTGGCCGGGCTCGGCCTCACCGCGCGTTCCCACCGCTAG
- a CDS encoding ABC transporter ATP-binding protein: MSSVSLESVSLAYPGGRLGLADVDLRVGDGEFVALVGPSGSGKTTLLRTVAGFLTPTAGSVRIGEAVVATAARSVEPERRGLGMVFQQHAVWPHWNVGRNIEYPLRRAGVARAERRRRVAEVLELVGLSGAERRDPATLSGGQRQRVAIARAIVGRPRVLLLDEALSALDEPLRDRLRLELRALTRSLGLTVIHVTHDRGEALALADRVVVLDGGRVQQVGTPTELIERPASPFVAAFVSDATIVPGRLHGAFRADGHPLEVPAARLRVRGGAADPASAADPASAADPGSAADPASAPGHARDTDDMGAAELSIQPEHVSVVPDPEGDAVVSSSLFGRSGDELVVDWAGVTIRSRASGVRCGEGTRVRVVVERADAFPSGALQSGSTGSGRLAPPRDAQSGGAQAGAPEDLPAGSEAAAATVGS; encoded by the coding sequence GTGTCATCCGTCTCTCTCGAATCCGTCAGCCTCGCCTACCCGGGCGGCCGCCTCGGCCTCGCCGACGTCGACCTGCGCGTCGGCGACGGCGAATTCGTCGCGCTCGTCGGCCCCTCCGGGTCGGGCAAGACCACCCTGCTGCGCACCGTCGCGGGGTTCCTCACGCCCACGGCGGGGAGCGTGCGCATCGGTGAGGCGGTCGTCGCCACCGCCGCGCGCAGCGTGGAGCCGGAGCGGCGCGGGCTGGGAATGGTGTTTCAGCAGCACGCGGTGTGGCCGCACTGGAACGTGGGGCGCAACATCGAGTACCCCCTCAGGCGAGCCGGCGTCGCCCGCGCCGAGCGCCGTCGCCGGGTCGCCGAGGTGCTCGAGCTCGTGGGACTCTCCGGCGCCGAGCGCCGCGATCCCGCCACGCTCTCGGGCGGGCAGCGCCAGCGCGTCGCGATCGCGCGGGCCATCGTCGGGCGGCCGCGCGTGCTGCTGCTCGACGAGGCGCTCTCGGCGCTGGACGAACCCCTCAGGGATCGCCTGCGCCTGGAGCTGCGCGCGCTCACCCGGAGCCTCGGGCTCACCGTGATCCACGTCACCCACGACCGCGGCGAGGCGCTCGCCCTCGCCGACCGCGTCGTCGTGCTCGACGGCGGCCGCGTGCAGCAGGTCGGCACCCCGACGGAGCTGATCGAACGCCCCGCGTCGCCGTTCGTGGCCGCGTTCGTGTCCGACGCGACCATCGTTCCGGGCCGTCTGCACGGGGCCTTTCGCGCGGATGGACATCCGCTCGAGGTGCCCGCGGCGCGGCTCCGCGTGCGGGGCGGCGCAGCGGATCCGGCGAGCGCAGCGGATCCGGCGAGCGCAGCGGATCCGGGGAGCGCAGCGGATCCGGCGAGCGCCCCCGGGCACGCGCGGGACACGGATGACATGGGTGCCGCGGAGCTCTCGATCCAGCCCGAGCACGTCTCAGTGGTCCCCGATCCCGAGGGCGACGCCGTCGTCTCTTCCTCCCTCTTCGGGCGGAGCGGCGATGAACTCGTCGTCGACTGGGCGGGCGTGACGATCCGCAGCCGCGCGAGCGGGGTGCGCTGCGGGGAGGGCACGCGGGTGCGCGTGGTCGTCGAGCGCGCGGACGCGTTCCCGTCCGGAGCGCTGCAGAGCGGGAGTACGGGATCCGGGCGTCTTGCACCGCCGCGCGACGCGCAGTCCGGCGGGGCTCAGGCCGGGGCTCCCGAGGACCTCCCTGCCGGCTCCGAGGCCGCAGCGGCTACGGTGGGATCATGA
- a CDS encoding histidine phosphatase family protein, whose protein sequence is MSDSPIPHGSIVVVRHGETDWNIGRRIQGRTEIPLNDTGRAQARAAAGILRESGSWTRVIASPLGRAAETARIIAEGLGLPAPSLDDGVLERDFGPAEGLLVADAAARWPGLDVPGAETLVELAERGAHAVSRHLQEAPGAVVVAHGALIRATLSRLSGQAAPRILNGEAWVLSPHPDGPPTSAARLPGDTAAPLTRALVRRLGAPEMQHAI, encoded by the coding sequence ATGAGCGATTCCCCGATTCCGCACGGGTCGATCGTCGTCGTGCGGCACGGCGAGACCGACTGGAACATCGGGCGCCGGATCCAGGGCCGCACCGAGATCCCGCTGAACGATACGGGCCGTGCTCAGGCGCGCGCCGCCGCGGGCATCCTCCGCGAGTCCGGAAGCTGGACGCGCGTGATCGCCTCGCCGCTCGGTCGTGCCGCCGAGACGGCGCGCATCATCGCGGAGGGCCTCGGCCTGCCCGCGCCGAGCCTCGACGACGGGGTGCTCGAGCGAGATTTCGGCCCGGCGGAGGGTCTGCTCGTCGCGGATGCCGCGGCGCGCTGGCCCGGACTCGACGTCCCCGGCGCCGAAACCCTCGTCGAACTCGCCGAGCGCGGCGCTCATGCCGTCTCTCGCCACCTGCAGGAGGCCCCCGGGGCCGTGGTCGTCGCCCACGGCGCGCTCATCCGGGCGACGCTGTCGAGGCTCAGCGGCCAGGCGGCGCCGCGGATCCTGAACGGGGAGGCCTGGGTGCTGTCACCGCATCCCGACGGGCCGCCCACCTCGGCGGCTCGCCTTCCGGGCGACACCGCCGCGCCGCTCACCCGCGCACTCGTACGGCGGCTCGGCGCCCCCGAGATGCAGCACGCGATCTGA
- a CDS encoding serine hydrolase domain-containing protein encodes MSAETGYGLNGSTAGSIDVVPPLDQWQFAPYLQWSMQNIESFLPVHQICRGERTTEFAQRPSDLGVLDVPHPWEDRSASFTEVMQATFTDGWMVSHRGAVVGEQYPGTLLPGGMHLLMSVSKSLTATTAGLLAASGELDLDAPVTAYVPELIGSGYDDALVRHLVDMRTGVRFSEEYLNEDAEVRLLEEAIGWAPKKHPEVPDSLLGFLATLGRKGAHGGPFEYKSCETDALGFVIQGAAGRHAADVMSERLWQPMGAEFDAHVGVDSVGAGMFDGGVSAAMRDLARFGHLFTDGGRALDGAQVLPEWWVADTFAGGPDSRDAFANALEPTLMPGGMYRNGFWFPGESGDVMLALGIHGQMIYVNRVTGVVGVKVSSWPTPQDAEKLFWTVRAFEVASWALNRGEI; translated from the coding sequence ATGAGCGCTGAGACCGGATATGGGCTGAACGGCTCGACGGCGGGATCCATCGACGTCGTGCCGCCGCTCGACCAGTGGCAGTTCGCGCCGTACCTGCAATGGTCGATGCAGAACATCGAGTCGTTCCTCCCGGTGCATCAGATCTGCCGGGGGGAGCGCACCACCGAGTTCGCGCAGCGCCCGTCGGATCTCGGCGTGCTCGACGTGCCGCACCCGTGGGAGGATCGCTCGGCGTCGTTCACCGAGGTGATGCAGGCGACGTTCACCGACGGCTGGATGGTGTCGCACCGCGGCGCCGTCGTCGGCGAGCAGTACCCGGGGACGCTGCTCCCCGGGGGCATGCACCTGCTCATGTCGGTGTCGAAGTCGCTCACCGCCACGACGGCCGGTCTGCTCGCCGCGAGCGGAGAACTGGATCTCGACGCCCCGGTGACCGCGTACGTGCCCGAGCTGATCGGTTCGGGGTACGATGACGCGCTGGTGCGTCACTTGGTCGACATGCGCACCGGGGTGCGGTTCTCGGAGGAGTACCTCAATGAGGATGCGGAGGTGCGGCTGCTCGAGGAGGCGATCGGCTGGGCCCCCAAGAAGCACCCCGAGGTGCCCGACTCTCTGCTCGGCTTCCTCGCCACGCTCGGCCGCAAGGGCGCTCACGGCGGCCCCTTCGAGTACAAGTCGTGCGAGACGGATGCGCTCGGCTTCGTGATCCAGGGCGCTGCCGGGCGTCACGCCGCCGACGTGATGTCCGAGCGGCTCTGGCAACCGATGGGGGCGGAGTTCGACGCGCACGTGGGAGTCGACAGCGTCGGTGCAGGCATGTTCGACGGCGGGGTGTCGGCCGCGATGCGGGATCTCGCCCGCTTCGGGCACCTGTTCACCGACGGCGGGCGAGCGCTCGACGGGGCCCAGGTGCTGCCGGAGTGGTGGGTCGCCGACACCTTCGCCGGTGGTCCGGATTCGCGCGACGCCTTCGCGAACGCGCTCGAGCCGACGCTCATGCCGGGCGGCATGTACCGCAACGGCTTCTGGTTCCCGGGCGAGAGCGGCGACGTGATGCTCGCACTCGGGATCCACGGCCAGATGATCTACGTGAACCGTGTCACGGGGGTCGTCGGGGTCAAGGTGTCGAGCTGGCCCACGCCGCAGGACGCCGAGAAGCTCTTCTGGACCGTTCGGGCGTTCGAGGTCGCCTCGTGGGCATTGAACCGCGGGGAGATCTGA
- a CDS encoding biotin carboxylase — protein sequence MTGPVTIGRSGFTKLKNISEIRHYLRTSDTPVFFVGATAFNLLGLDRWVRGFSYISYYDSWDGMHPRVFTPAERPYVEFDSGEEINNWLLRNHEVRAHIERRTPPGVRPQVVMVFFDEETERICEELDYELILPSHELRERLDSKIVTTQIADSVGVPSVPNALTTVADWDELVRVADAAGLGQDLVIQTAYGDSGKTTYFVTSEAEFAAVADEVTGVEIKVMKRINNRPIAIEAVQTRHGTVVGPCMTEITGHADLTPYRGGWAGNEMFPTVLDDESRHAAVQLVRKLGDRLGKEGYRGFFEVDVLLDTDTGDVYLGELNPRVSGASAITNVTAGAYADVPLFAFHLLEYSGIDFEIDVDEINRRWEELASEDEWSHMVIKHTTDSVERIDSAPRTGRYVLDHYGNLVYSHGDLDWHLLTSESEAFYLRIYKEGDYRWKGADLGILVTKAHLEASHGGLTLHAKYLIDAIRGMYEVTTLEGDEPAPKPAPAKGK from the coding sequence GTGACGGGCCCCGTCACGATCGGCCGCAGCGGCTTCACCAAGCTCAAGAACATCTCCGAGATCCGGCACTATCTGCGCACGAGCGACACCCCGGTGTTCTTCGTCGGCGCGACCGCGTTCAACCTGCTCGGCCTTGACCGGTGGGTGCGCGGGTTCTCCTACATCTCGTACTACGACAGCTGGGACGGCATGCATCCGCGGGTGTTCACGCCCGCCGAGCGGCCCTACGTCGAGTTCGACAGCGGCGAGGAGATCAACAACTGGCTGCTGCGCAATCACGAGGTGCGGGCTCACATCGAGCGCCGCACGCCTCCGGGCGTGCGGCCGCAGGTCGTGATGGTCTTCTTCGACGAGGAGACGGAGCGCATCTGCGAGGAGCTCGACTACGAGTTGATCCTGCCGAGCCACGAGCTGCGCGAGCGGCTGGACTCGAAGATCGTGACGACGCAGATCGCCGACTCGGTGGGCGTGCCGAGCGTGCCGAACGCGCTCACCACCGTCGCCGATTGGGATGAGCTGGTGCGGGTCGCCGACGCGGCCGGGTTGGGGCAGGACCTGGTGATCCAGACCGCCTACGGCGACTCGGGGAAGACCACCTACTTCGTGACCAGCGAGGCGGAGTTCGCCGCGGTGGCCGACGAGGTGACGGGCGTCGAGATCAAGGTGATGAAGCGGATCAACAATCGCCCGATCGCCATCGAGGCGGTGCAGACCCGCCACGGCACCGTGGTGGGACCCTGCATGACGGAGATCACGGGACACGCCGACCTCACGCCCTACCGCGGCGGGTGGGCCGGCAACGAGATGTTCCCCACGGTGCTCGACGACGAGAGCCGCCATGCCGCCGTGCAGCTCGTGCGCAAGCTCGGCGACCGTCTGGGCAAGGAGGGCTACCGGGGGTTCTTCGAGGTCGATGTGCTGCTCGACACCGACACGGGAGACGTCTACCTGGGCGAGCTCAACCCGCGGGTCAGCGGGGCGTCCGCGATCACCAACGTCACGGCCGGGGCCTACGCCGATGTGCCGCTCTTCGCGTTTCACCTACTCGAGTACTCGGGGATCGACTTCGAGATCGACGTCGACGAGATCAACCGCCGCTGGGAGGAGCTCGCCTCGGAGGACGAGTGGAGCCACATGGTGATCAAGCACACGACCGACTCGGTGGAGCGCATCGATTCGGCGCCGCGCACGGGGCGCTACGTGCTCGACCACTACGGCAATCTCGTGTACAGCCACGGCGACCTCGACTGGCACCTGCTGACCTCGGAGTCGGAGGCCTTCTACCTGCGCATCTACAAGGAGGGCGACTACCGCTGGAAGGGCGCCGATCTGGGCATCCTCGTCACGAAGGCGCATCTCGAGGCGAGCCACGGCGGCCTGACGCTGCACGCCAAGTACCTCATCGACGCGATTCGCGGCATGTACGAGGTGACCACCCTCGAGGGGGACGAGCCGGCGCCGAAGCCCGCCCCCGCGAAGGGGAAGTAG